The Streptomyces avermitilis MA-4680 = NBRC 14893 genome contains a region encoding:
- a CDS encoding 3-hydroxybutyryl-CoA dehydrogenase, translating into MSRGIRRVGVVGGGQMGAGIAEVCARAGLDTIVCEVDAEAARAARERVEASLDRAVRHGKLDRAAAQDALARTTFTRSLEDLADRQLVVEAVVENADAKTEVFAALDKIVEDPEAVLATNTSSLPVTRLGMTTRRADRVIGLHFFNPVPVLPLVEVVASLHTSARTVDAVTDFATRSLGKTVIRSQDRAGFVVNALLIPYLLSAIRMTESGFASVADVDAGMERGCAHPMGPLKLADLIGLDTVASIAESLYDEFKEPLYASPPLLQRMVEAGLLGRKTGRGFHVYDQG; encoded by the coding sequence ATGAGCCGAGGCATCCGACGCGTCGGAGTGGTCGGCGGCGGGCAGATGGGCGCCGGCATCGCCGAGGTGTGCGCCCGAGCCGGACTGGACACGATCGTGTGCGAGGTGGACGCCGAGGCCGCCCGAGCCGCACGGGAACGCGTGGAGGCCTCGCTGGATCGTGCCGTCCGGCACGGAAAGCTGGACCGGGCCGCCGCGCAGGACGCCCTCGCCCGTACGACCTTCACCCGCAGCCTCGAAGACCTCGCCGACCGGCAGCTCGTGGTCGAGGCCGTTGTCGAGAACGCGGACGCCAAGACCGAGGTCTTCGCCGCACTGGACAAGATCGTCGAGGATCCCGAGGCGGTCCTGGCCACGAACACCTCCTCCCTCCCGGTCACGCGCCTGGGCATGACGACACGACGCGCCGACCGGGTCATCGGCCTGCACTTCTTCAACCCGGTACCGGTCCTGCCCCTGGTGGAGGTCGTCGCCTCCCTCCACACCTCCGCGCGGACCGTCGACGCCGTCACGGACTTCGCCACCCGGTCGCTGGGCAAGACCGTCATCCGCTCGCAGGACCGGGCCGGCTTCGTCGTCAACGCCCTGCTCATCCCCTACCTCCTGTCGGCGATCCGCATGACGGAGTCCGGCTTCGCCTCCGTCGCCGACGTCGACGCCGGCATGGAACGCGGCTGCGCCCATCCCATGGGACCGCTGAAGCTGGCCGACCTGATCGGGCTGGACACCGTCGCCTCGATCGCGGAGTCGCTGTACGACGAGTTCAAGGAACCGCTCTACGCATCGCCGCCGCTGCTCCAGCGGATGGTGGAGGCGGGGCTGCTCGGCCGCAAGACGGGCCGTGGGTTCCACGTGTACGACCAGGGCTGA